From the genome of Polyodon spathula isolate WHYD16114869_AA chromosome 14, ASM1765450v1, whole genome shotgun sequence, one region includes:
- the lrriq3 gene encoding leucine-rich repeat and IQ domain-containing protein 3, with protein sequence MNFKMMTGVPPLEPSDIRVSNSKSLILKHGRTARQEHLGNELQDIIMVKQAGLRLKNLNNIEYCRSLKICILANNYITKIEALSNCHELVKLDLHGNQITQLPGSYFWDGMKNLQFLNLHDNAIGNNIQFLSSCQSLIGLTLYDTPLSLRESYRHCTINSIWSLKALDNYVISDEEIIENWCLPQKFKAQTPNLFVDLCPVTEMESFTDEMKMVKDIISKINYILAFYSPVLIIQRWIRGHLTRKRLGKVSWDLRLPQRSHVMSKVTSSPSLGSRNRFLEQTGFKRNRRTSPTPTKQYEFCIPSCGSEKNIAIDLEKLLQSDIVQAKKSEKESYSLNSESNLKLNTPYCTPVQSRLFEYSKTKPKRNKGESDSEKYDLDDLGFRLPGSKVFFHKADPVSEMLISHRENGREIRFAIDQFHSASQEAAAKPKINYCPPVSMEKRLIARSYASISLTPFQVIEKAYRDRQKAENQNLKADWVAQARVTRVEAQNHIRGYLETRNSNALNKSEKDSLQLQEAMERHKTNDSKLIQLARQRHARFLEEKKQRAAENAQVKDFSAQHISISNTMLKYKMQERKYALRQEKTDLVMTCKLKQEERMQLVHKYMEHRKFAIETEAHFEKMAIDNRLVQQANDHLQQVRAKVASQRPHRAAMVAMQPIPVDQVPI encoded by the exons ATGAACTTCAAGATGATGACAGGTGTTCCCCCACTGGAGCCCAGTGACATTCGAGTGTCCAACTCCAAATCATTAATACTTAAGCATGGACGAACTGCGAGGCAAGAGCACCTTGGGAATGAACTGCAAGACATTATTATGGTCAAGCAGGCTGGCCTGCGATTGAAGAATCTGAACAACATAGAATACTGCAGATCACTGAAAATTTGTATATTGGCCAACAATTACATCACAAAAATAGAAGCCTTGTCCAATTGCCATGAATTGGTTAAATTAGATCTTCATGGTAACCAG ATAACCCAGCTTCCAGGAAGCTACTTTTGGGATGGGATGAAGAATCTACAGTTCCTCAACCTTCATGACAATGCAATAGGAAACAATATTCAGTTCCTGTCAAGCTGCCAGAGCCTCATTGGGTTAACATTGTATGACACCCCACTGAGTCTGAGGGAAAGTTACAGGCATTGTACTATCAACAGTATATGGTCCCTGAAAGCACTGGATAATTATGTCATTTCTGATGAGGAGATTATTGAAAACTGGTGTCTTCCTCAAAAATTCAAAGCACAAACACCTAACTTATTTGTAGATCTGTGCCCTGTCACTGAAATG GAGTCGTTTACAGATGAGATGAAAATGGTAAAGGATATCATCTCAAAGATAAACTATATTCTAGCCTTTTATTCACCAGTTTTAATTATTCAGCGCTGGATTCGGGGGCATCTAACACGGAAAAGACTTGG AAAAGTTTCATGGGATCTAAGACTACCGCAAAGATCCCATGTCATGTCGAAAGTAACCAGCAGTCCATCACTGGGCAGCAGAAATAGGTTCCTGGAACAAACTGGGTTTAAAAGGAATCGAAGAACAAGCCCTACCCCAACTAAGCAG TATGAATTCTGCATTCCATCCTGTGGATCCGAAAAGAATATTGCTATAGACCTGGAGAAACTACTGCAATCAGACATTGTACAG gctaaaaaaagtgaaaaggaaTCTTACTCATTAAACTCAGAAAGCAATCTAAAACTGAATACTCCATACTGCACTCCTGTGCAAAGCCGCCTGTTTGAATACAGTAAAACGAAGCCCAAGCGGAACAAAG GTGAGTCTGACTCTGAGAAATACGACTTGGATGATTTAGGTTTCAGGCTTCCCGGATCTAAGGTTTTTTTCCATAAAGCTGACCCAGTGAGTGAAATGCTGATATCCCATCGGGAGAATGGAAGGGAGATTAGATTTGCCATTGACCAATTCCACTCAGCAAGCCAGGAAGCTGCTGCAAAGCCTAAAATTAATTATTGTCCACCAGTGAGCATGGAGAAAAGGCTGATCGCTAGGTCCTACGCATCCATAAGTCTCACTCCTTTTCAGGTCATTGAAAAAGCCTACAGAGATAGGCAGAAAGCTGAAAACCAGAACTTAAAGGCTGACTGGGTCGCTCAGGCCCGTGTCACCAGAGTTGAGGCACAGAACCACATCAGGGGGTATCTCGAGACAAGAAACAGCAATGCTCTCAATAAATCTGAGAAAGATAGTTTACAGCTACAGGAAGCCATGGAGCGACACAAGACAAATGATTCAAAGCTGATTCAGTTAGCACGACAAAGACATGCAAGGTTTCTGGAGGAAAAGAAACAgcgggctgctgagaatgcacaaGTAAAGGACTTCAGTGCACAGCATATATCAATAAGCAATACAATgctgaaatacaaaatgcaagAGAGAAAGTACGCCCTCAGACAAGAGAAGACAGACCTTGTGATGACCTGTAAGCTGAAACAGGAAGAGCGAATGCAGCTGGTCCATAAGTACATGGAACATAG GAAATTTGCCATTGAGACTGAAGCCCACTTTGAAAAAATGGCTATCGACAATCGTCTCGTGCAACAAGCAAATGACCATTTGCAGCAAGTCAGAGCTAAAGTGGCATCTCAGAGACCTCACCGAGCCGCCATGGTGGCTATGCAACCAATTCCAGTGGATCAAGTGCCAATATGA